The Micromonospora sp. Llam0 genome contains a region encoding:
- a CDS encoding group II intron maturase-specific domain-containing protein has translation MDTPRKLQPSITQRHIETEVTHCVGGVISPLLMNVALHGMEAAAGVRYHVTGTRAGKTMDGCPVVVRYADDLIALCHSREQAEQVKAALAGWLAPRGLVFNEDKTRITHLTEGVDFLGFNIRRYPNGKLLTKPSNDAVRRIRRRLSVEVRALRGSNADAMIGKLNPIINGWCAYYRIGVSKRVFNALDAHAWKLVYKWARFTHANKPRRWVVARYFGEFNSSRRDRWVFGSRETGYYLRKFAWTPIVRHRMVAGTASPDDPTLTDYWTLRRRRSNLPVDITTQRLLRAQHGRCPICRDLLLHADHEPRSPREWEQWLTATRRAVRRHAVTVWGAGTPDERVANRLIHTHCHRRTTSNGSPALPPTREPPGLA, from the coding sequence TTGGATACGCCGAGGAAACTCCAACCTTCGATAACCCAGCGTCACATCGAAACAGAAGTTACCCATTGCGTTGGGGGCGTGATCAGTCCGTTGCTCATGAACGTTGCTCTGCACGGCATGGAGGCTGCGGCCGGGGTCCGCTACCACGTCACCGGCACCCGTGCCGGGAAGACGATGGACGGTTGCCCGGTCGTGGTCCGCTACGCCGACGATCTGATCGCCTTGTGTCACTCCCGTGAGCAGGCCGAACAGGTCAAGGCGGCACTGGCCGGATGGCTGGCGCCCAGGGGTCTGGTCTTCAACGAGGACAAGACCCGGATCACGCACCTGACCGAGGGCGTGGACTTCCTGGGGTTCAACATCCGCCGCTACCCCAACGGCAAGCTGCTGACCAAGCCGAGTAACGACGCGGTGCGACGGATCCGCAGACGCCTGTCCGTGGAGGTGCGGGCCCTGCGCGGGTCCAACGCCGACGCGATGATCGGCAAGCTCAACCCGATCATCAACGGATGGTGCGCCTACTACCGGATCGGGGTGTCCAAACGCGTGTTCAACGCGCTGGACGCCCACGCGTGGAAACTGGTCTACAAGTGGGCCAGGTTCACCCACGCGAACAAGCCGAGACGCTGGGTGGTAGCCCGGTACTTCGGCGAGTTCAACTCGTCCCGGCGCGACAGGTGGGTATTCGGGAGCCGGGAAACCGGCTACTACCTGCGCAAGTTCGCCTGGACTCCGATTGTCCGGCACCGGATGGTCGCAGGGACGGCATCACCCGACGACCCGACCCTGACCGACTACTGGACCCTGCGGCGTCGCCGCAGCAATCTCCCGGTGGACATCACCACGCAACGGCTCCTGCGAGCCCAGCACGGCCGGTGTCCGATCTGCCGAGACCTGCTGCTGCACGCCGACCACGAGCCGCGAAGCCCACGTGAGTGGGAACAATGGCTCACCGCCACCCGCAGAGCGGTCCGCAGACACGCGGTCACCGTCTGGGGAGCGGGAACACCGGACGAACGCGTCGCCAACCGCCTCATACACACCCACTGCCACCGCCGGACCACCAGCAACGGCAGCCCAGCACTTCCGCCCACCCGCGAGCCTCCAGGGCTTGCTTGA
- a CDS encoding IS1380 family transposase, which yields MRIRQDAPVVRATFDDPNLVSCAGLVPVMRLAEQAGLHDAVADRVRLPTDKGANPAGKVATIVAGMLAGADSIDDLDIARHGGMRSLFGGVYAPSTLGSFLRTFTHGHVRQLQAAARDTLIGLTGRAPILTGADTLCFVDIDSMLRRVYGKQKQGIGFGHAKVGGYNVYLRGYNPLVATLSTPLSAPVIAATRLRSGNAGSARGAATMIAEAITTARACGASGEIMVRADSAFYAKTVISGCRRRGVRFSVTCRIDPKIRAACDGIAADQWVDITYPQAVWDEDAGRWISDAQIAETTYTAFAGTRHEATARLIVRRVRRDDPQQIPGQDELLPTYRYHAVFTDSPYTLVQAEAQHRQHAIIEQVNADLIAGPLAHLPSGHFSANDAWLTCAAITHNLTRAAGHLAAGTWSTARPATIRTRIITVAARLAHRARTIHLHLPEYWPWQAAFDNLFTAVQPAPG from the coding sequence GTGAGAATACGCCAGGACGCGCCGGTGGTGCGCGCGACGTTCGACGATCCGAATCTGGTGTCGTGTGCCGGTCTCGTTCCGGTGATGCGCCTTGCCGAGCAGGCCGGTCTGCACGACGCGGTCGCAGACCGGGTCAGGCTACCGACGGACAAGGGCGCGAACCCGGCCGGCAAGGTCGCCACGATCGTGGCCGGGATGCTCGCGGGCGCGGACAGCATCGACGACCTCGACATCGCCCGGCACGGCGGCATGCGGTCGCTGTTCGGCGGCGTGTACGCGCCGTCGACACTCGGGTCGTTCCTGCGTACGTTCACCCACGGGCACGTACGGCAGTTACAGGCCGCCGCCCGCGACACCCTGATCGGTCTGACCGGCCGGGCACCGATCCTGACCGGCGCCGACACCCTGTGCTTCGTGGACATCGACTCCATGCTGCGGCGGGTGTACGGCAAGCAGAAGCAGGGCATCGGGTTCGGCCACGCCAAGGTCGGCGGCTACAACGTCTACCTGCGCGGCTACAACCCCCTGGTCGCGACGCTGTCCACCCCGCTGTCCGCGCCGGTGATCGCCGCCACGAGGCTGCGGTCGGGTAACGCCGGCTCGGCCCGGGGCGCCGCCACCATGATCGCCGAGGCCATCACGACCGCCCGGGCATGCGGCGCTTCGGGGGAGATCATGGTGCGAGCGGACTCGGCGTTCTACGCCAAGACGGTGATCAGCGGCTGCCGGCGTCGTGGCGTGCGGTTCTCGGTCACCTGCCGCATCGACCCGAAGATCCGCGCCGCGTGCGACGGCATCGCCGCCGACCAGTGGGTCGACATCACCTATCCGCAGGCCGTCTGGGACGAAGACGCCGGCCGGTGGATCTCCGACGCGCAGATCGCCGAAACCACGTACACCGCGTTCGCCGGCACCCGACACGAGGCGACCGCCCGGCTGATCGTGCGCCGCGTCCGCCGCGACGACCCGCAACAGATCCCCGGCCAGGACGAACTCCTGCCGACCTACCGGTACCACGCCGTGTTCACCGACAGCCCGTACACCCTCGTCCAGGCCGAAGCCCAGCACCGGCAACACGCGATCATCGAGCAGGTCAACGCCGACCTGATCGCCGGGCCCCTCGCCCACCTGCCCTCCGGACACTTCAGCGCCAACGACGCCTGGCTGACCTGCGCCGCGATCACGCACAACCTCACCCGCGCCGCCGGACACCTCGCCGCGGGCACCTGGTCGACCGCCAGACCCGCCACCATCCGGACCCGGATCATCACCGTCGCGGCCCGCCTCGCCCACCGGGCCCGCACCATCCACCTACACCTGCCCGAGTACTGGCCCTGGCAGGCGGCGTTCGACAACCTGTTCACCGCCGTCCAGCCGGCACCCGGCTGA
- a CDS encoding RNA-guided endonuclease TnpB family protein translates to MQLRYQFRVYPTPGQQVELARAFGCARVVFNDGLRARQTAHEQGLPYVSDAEPSKRVITRAKAAPERAWLGEVSAVVLQQALADLNTAYRNFFASITGRRKGTKVAPPRFRSRKDNRQAIRFTRDSRFTVLDNGRLRLPKIGDLAVRWSRTLPSDPSSVTVIRDAAGRYFASFVVRATDEPLPPTDAEVGIDLGLTHFAVMSDGTKVAAPRFLRRAARRLKRLQQALSRKQRGSNRRGKAVVKVARAHARVADTRRDWQHKLSTTIIRENQAVYVEDLCVVGLGRTRLARSVHDAGWSSFVGMLECKAARYGRTFARVDRWLPSTRMCSDCGRINEQMALNVRSWVCPCGGHHDRDVNAAINIKAAGQADFNDRGARVGPGPVPGTAR, encoded by the coding sequence GTGCAGCTCCGGTACCAGTTCCGGGTCTACCCGACACCCGGCCAGCAGGTTGAGCTGGCCCGGGCGTTCGGGTGCGCGCGGGTGGTGTTCAACGACGGGCTGCGCGCACGGCAGACCGCCCACGAGCAGGGCCTGCCGTACGTGTCGGACGCCGAGCCGTCCAAGCGGGTCATCACGCGGGCCAAGGCGGCTCCGGAGCGGGCGTGGCTCGGCGAGGTGTCCGCGGTGGTGTTGCAGCAGGCCCTCGCGGACCTCAACACCGCCTACCGCAACTTCTTCGCCTCGATCACCGGCAGACGCAAGGGTACGAAGGTGGCCCCGCCGAGGTTCCGGTCCCGCAAGGACAACCGGCAGGCCATCCGCTTCACCCGCGATTCCCGGTTCACGGTGCTGGACAACGGTCGTCTGCGGTTGCCGAAGATCGGCGACCTCGCGGTCCGCTGGTCCCGGACCCTGCCGTCGGACCCGTCGTCCGTGACGGTCATCCGGGACGCGGCCGGGCGGTACTTCGCCTCGTTCGTCGTGCGGGCCACGGACGAGCCGTTGCCGCCGACCGACGCCGAGGTGGGGATCGATCTGGGGCTGACGCACTTCGCGGTCATGTCGGACGGCACGAAGGTGGCCGCACCCAGGTTCCTGCGCCGTGCGGCCCGCAGGCTCAAACGGCTGCAGCAGGCCCTGTCGCGCAAGCAGCGGGGCAGCAACCGCCGTGGGAAGGCTGTCGTGAAGGTCGCCAGGGCGCACGCCCGGGTGGCCGACACCCGGCGGGACTGGCAGCACAAGTTGTCCACGACGATCATCCGTGAGAATCAAGCGGTGTATGTCGAGGATCTGTGTGTCGTCGGTCTCGGTCGGACCCGGCTGGCGAGGTCGGTGCACGACGCGGGATGGTCGTCGTTCGTCGGCATGCTGGAGTGCAAGGCGGCGAGGTACGGGCGTACGTTCGCCCGGGTGGACCGGTGGCTCCCGTCCACCCGGATGTGCTCGGACTGTGGCCGGATCAACGAGCAGATGGCGTTGAACGTGCGGTCGTGGGTCTGTCCGTGCGGCGGTCACCACGACCGGGACGTCAACGCGGCGATCAACATCAAGGCCGCCGGGCAGGCGGACTTCAACGACCGTGGAGCGCGGGTAGGACCGGGACCCGTCCCCGGCACCGCGCGGTGA
- a CDS encoding RNA-guided endonuclease TnpB family protein yields the protein MSRTVKRAFRYRFYPTPGQAAELARTFGCVRLVYNMALAARSEAWTLRRERVTYNATSAMLTGWKKTDDLAFLNDVSCVPLQQALRHLQTAFTNFWAKRARYPTFKSRKRSRRSAEYTASAFRWRDGRLTLAKMSDPLDIVWSRPLPEGAAPSTVTVSQDPAGRWFVSLLCDDRIEPAPASTAVVGVDAGLDSLFTLSTGEKIPNPRHERRDRDRLARAQRNLARKARGSANRAKARLSVARVHARIADRRRDHLHKLTTRLVRETQTIVIEDLAVRTMMANHSLARAVSDAGWRRFRSMLGYKADWYGRDLVVVDRWFPSTRLCSGCGVLAERMPLAVRSWTCRCGQAHDRDVNAARNILAEGLSVIACGGGVRPHRESSSRTGRSSVKQEPPGATQGIPVP from the coding sequence GTGTCCAGGACCGTGAAGCGGGCGTTCAGGTACCGCTTCTACCCCACCCCCGGGCAGGCCGCCGAGCTTGCCCGGACGTTCGGCTGTGTCCGGCTGGTCTACAACATGGCGCTGGCCGCCCGCAGCGAGGCGTGGACCCTGCGTCGGGAACGGGTCACCTACAACGCGACGTCGGCGATGCTGACCGGGTGGAAGAAGACCGACGACCTCGCGTTCCTCAACGACGTCTCCTGCGTCCCTCTGCAGCAGGCGCTGCGGCACCTGCAGACCGCGTTCACCAACTTCTGGGCGAAACGGGCCCGGTATCCGACGTTCAAGTCGAGGAAGCGGTCGCGTCGGTCGGCGGAGTACACCGCCAGTGCGTTTCGCTGGCGCGACGGTCGGCTGACCCTGGCGAAGATGTCCGATCCGTTGGACATCGTCTGGTCCCGACCGTTGCCGGAGGGTGCGGCGCCGTCGACGGTGACCGTGTCGCAGGACCCGGCGGGCCGCTGGTTCGTGTCCCTGCTCTGCGACGACCGGATCGAACCGGCCCCGGCCTCCACTGCCGTGGTGGGGGTCGACGCCGGGCTCGACAGCCTGTTCACCCTGTCCACCGGGGAGAAGATCCCCAACCCGAGGCACGAACGCCGCGACCGCGATCGGCTGGCCCGGGCCCAGCGGAACCTCGCGCGTAAGGCCCGAGGTTCGGCGAACCGGGCCAAGGCCCGCCTGTCGGTGGCCCGGGTTCATGCCCGGATCGCCGACCGCCGCCGCGATCACCTGCACAAGTTGACCACTCGGCTCGTTCGTGAAACCCAAACGATCGTGATCGAGGACCTGGCCGTCCGCACCATGATGGCCAATCACAGTCTGGCCCGCGCCGTCTCGGATGCGGGCTGGCGGCGGTTCCGCAGCATGCTGGGGTACAAGGCGGACTGGTACGGCCGGGACCTGGTGGTCGTGGACCGCTGGTTCCCGTCGACCCGACTGTGCTCGGGCTGTGGGGTACTGGCCGAGCGGATGCCGTTGGCCGTGCGGTCGTGGACCTGCCGGTGCGGGCAGGCCCATGACCGGGACGTGAACGCGGCACGGAACATTCTCGCGGAGGGGCTCTCCGTGATTGCCTGTGGAGGCGGTGTAAGACCTCACCGGGAGTCCTCCTCTCGGACGGGGCGGTCGTCGGTGAAACAGGAACCCCCTGGGGCGACCCAGGGAATCCCCGTCCCTTAG
- a CDS encoding TetR/AcrR family transcriptional regulator — protein MTGKQPTLRERTRRAVQRDIADAALRLFVSRGYDATTIDDIAAAVGMSQRSVFRYFPTKEDIVVGKFDLGADGMLDNLRERPADEPVWMSLRRLFDIVDTTDQQQVSKPVQRVILETPALLAVYLRKLQSMQHAVVAVLRERAAAAGAPYAADDPTPGALAAAAFGCLVAAQHAWLAATTEHSLADYVDRAMAALSPR, from the coding sequence ATGACTGGAAAGCAGCCAACTCTGCGCGAACGCACCCGCCGGGCCGTGCAGCGCGACATCGCCGACGCAGCCCTGCGACTCTTCGTCTCCCGTGGCTACGACGCCACCACGATCGACGACATCGCGGCAGCCGTCGGCATGTCCCAACGCAGCGTCTTCCGCTACTTCCCGACGAAGGAGGACATCGTCGTCGGCAAGTTCGACCTCGGCGCCGACGGCATGCTCGACAACCTGCGCGAACGCCCCGCAGACGAACCCGTCTGGATGTCGCTGCGCCGGCTGTTCGACATCGTGGACACCACAGACCAGCAGCAGGTCAGCAAGCCCGTCCAGCGGGTGATCCTGGAGACGCCTGCGCTGCTCGCCGTCTACCTGCGCAAGCTGCAGAGCATGCAGCACGCCGTCGTCGCGGTGCTACGGGAGCGGGCCGCGGCGGCCGGCGCCCCGTACGCCGCCGACGATCCGACGCCCGGGGCGCTCGCCGCCGCCGCCTTCGGCTGCCTGGTCGCGGCGCAGCACGCCTGGCTGGCGGCCACGACCGAGCACTCACTCGCCGACTACGTCGACCGGGCGATGGCGGCCCTCAGCCCGCGATAA
- a CDS encoding Smr/MutS family protein, which yields MKIKLDLHDIYNRGQDIDRALRGVIDEAVAKKATLVEIIPGKGSGQLKKRVLRFLDQKDVKQLYHRVEKDSKNFGRLFVHFRWK from the coding sequence GTGAAGATCAAACTGGACCTGCACGACATCTACAACCGTGGCCAGGATATCGATCGGGCGTTGCGGGGTGTCATCGACGAGGCGGTGGCCAAGAAGGCCACCCTCGTCGAGATCATCCCCGGCAAGGGCTCCGGCCAGCTGAAGAAGCGGGTGCTGCGGTTTCTCGACCAGAAGGACGTCAAGCAGCTCTACCACCGGGTGGAGAAGGACTCGAAGAACTTCGGCCGACTGTTCGTCCATTTTCGATGGAAGTGA
- a CDS encoding M48 family metallopeptidase → MDLLEEYRRANLYFESGDPSGAARLLEPIIAAEPDNSAVRQLLARSYFKSAQLGRAEEQLRELIDRDPSDHYAHHVLGRTLERLGRPSQALRHLRLAAAMRSEHSDYLAALRRVEAKVNGRAS, encoded by the coding sequence ATGGATCTGTTGGAGGAGTACCGCCGGGCGAACCTGTACTTCGAGTCCGGCGACCCGTCCGGGGCGGCCCGGCTGCTGGAGCCGATCATCGCCGCCGAGCCCGACAACTCGGCGGTCCGCCAGCTGCTGGCCCGCTCCTACTTCAAGTCGGCGCAGCTCGGTCGGGCCGAGGAGCAGCTGCGCGAGCTGATCGACCGCGACCCGAGTGACCACTACGCCCACCACGTGCTGGGCCGTACCCTGGAACGGCTCGGCCGGCCGTCGCAGGCGCTGCGGCACCTGCGGCTCGCCGCCGCCATGCGCTCCGAGCATTCGGACTACCTGGCCGCGCTGCGCCGGGTCGAGGCGAAGGTCAACGGAAGGGCGTCGTGA
- a CDS encoding ROK family protein codes for MISTLAIDCGGGGIKASVLDEAGTMRARPLRVPTPYPLPPKRFVDTLRELSDQLPAADRVTVGMPGMIRHGVVVATPHYVTKAGPRTKVDPGLLAEWSGFDARTALGAAFDLPVLVLNDAEVHGAGVVAGTGCELVLTLGTGLGCALFDGGRLAPHLELSQAPVRWGQSYDTYVGEHERRRLGDAFWSRRVRGVVDGLRPVFCWDRLYLGGGNSRLIRPEQVARMGDDVVVVPNTAGIVGGVRAWTLVRP; via the coding sequence ATGATTTCCACGCTGGCCATCGACTGCGGCGGCGGCGGCATCAAGGCGTCCGTACTCGACGAGGCCGGCACCATGCGGGCCCGGCCGCTGCGGGTGCCGACCCCGTACCCGCTGCCGCCGAAACGCTTCGTCGACACCCTGCGCGAGTTGAGCGACCAGCTGCCGGCGGCCGACCGGGTCACCGTCGGGATGCCCGGCATGATCCGGCACGGGGTGGTGGTCGCCACCCCGCACTACGTGACGAAGGCCGGTCCGCGGACCAAGGTCGACCCGGGACTGCTCGCCGAATGGTCCGGCTTCGACGCCCGTACGGCGCTCGGCGCCGCCTTCGACCTGCCGGTGCTGGTGCTCAACGACGCCGAGGTGCACGGCGCCGGAGTGGTCGCCGGCACCGGCTGCGAACTGGTCCTCACCCTCGGCACCGGGCTCGGCTGCGCGCTGTTCGACGGCGGCCGGCTCGCCCCGCACCTGGAGCTGTCCCAGGCGCCGGTGCGCTGGGGGCAGAGCTACGACACCTACGTCGGCGAGCACGAACGCCGCCGGCTCGGCGACGCGTTCTGGTCCCGACGGGTACGCGGCGTCGTCGACGGTCTGCGACCGGTGTTCTGCTGGGACCGGCTCTACCTCGGCGGTGGCAACTCGCGGCTGATCCGGCCCGAGCAGGTGGCCCGGATGGGTGACGACGTGGTGGTGGTGCCGAACACGGCCGGCATCGTCGGCGGCGTACGGGCCTGGACGCTGGTCCGACCCTGA
- a CDS encoding ABC-F family ATP-binding cassette domain-containing protein: MSATLIARDLSAGHGDRQLFTGLDLVVAPGDVIGLVGANGAGKSTLLRILAGVDAPESGTVTRTPPTATVGLLPQEPQRRPGESVRDFLARRTGVAAAQQAMDAAAEALAAGQPGADDDYAVALERWLDLGGADLAERAEQVVADLGLTVALDQPTTALSGGQAARAQLASLLLSRYDVVLLDEPTNDLDLAGLARLEQFVTGLRAGAVLVSHDREFLARTVHRVVELDLAQQQVNHYGGGYAGYLAEREVARRHAREAYQEYADTRAGLEARARTQRAWMDKGVRNARRKATDNDKFIPHFRGETAEKQAAKARQTERMIERLETVEEPRKEWELRMEIAAAPRAGAVVAVLRQAVVRRGGFTLGPVDLQIDWADRVAITGPNGSGKSTLLGALLGRLPLDSGESWLGPGVVVGEIDQARQVFLRDEPVLDAFRAAADLAPAEARTVLAKFGLRADHVLRPAATLSPGERTRTALALLQARGVNLLVLDEPTNHLDLPAIEQLESALASFTGTLLLVTHDRRMLESVRLTRRITLGGDGPAFRSLLDLSLD; encoded by the coding sequence ATGAGCGCCACGTTGATCGCCAGGGACCTGTCCGCCGGGCACGGTGACCGGCAGCTCTTCACCGGGCTGGACCTCGTCGTCGCGCCCGGCGACGTGATCGGGCTGGTCGGCGCGAACGGCGCCGGCAAGTCGACGCTGCTGCGGATCCTGGCCGGGGTGGACGCACCCGAGTCGGGCACGGTCACCCGCACCCCGCCGACCGCCACCGTTGGGCTGCTGCCGCAGGAACCGCAGCGCCGACCGGGCGAGTCGGTACGCGACTTCCTGGCCCGCCGGACCGGGGTGGCGGCGGCGCAGCAGGCGATGGACGCCGCCGCCGAGGCGCTGGCCGCCGGCCAGCCCGGCGCCGACGACGACTACGCGGTGGCGCTGGAACGCTGGCTGGATCTCGGCGGCGCCGACCTGGCCGAACGCGCCGAGCAGGTGGTGGCCGACCTGGGTCTGACGGTGGCGTTGGATCAGCCGACGACGGCGCTCTCCGGCGGCCAGGCGGCCCGCGCCCAGCTCGCGTCACTGCTGCTCAGCCGCTACGACGTGGTGCTGCTCGACGAGCCGACCAACGATCTCGACCTGGCCGGGCTGGCCCGGCTGGAGCAGTTCGTCACCGGGCTGCGCGCCGGTGCCGTGCTGGTGTCGCACGACAGGGAGTTCCTGGCCCGTACGGTGCACCGGGTGGTCGAGCTGGATCTGGCCCAGCAGCAGGTCAACCACTACGGCGGCGGGTACGCCGGCTATCTGGCCGAGCGGGAGGTCGCCCGCCGGCACGCCCGCGAGGCGTACCAGGAGTACGCCGACACCCGGGCCGGGCTGGAGGCCCGCGCCCGTACTCAGCGGGCCTGGATGGACAAGGGTGTGCGCAACGCCCGCCGCAAGGCCACCGACAACGACAAGTTCATCCCCCACTTCCGGGGCGAGACGGCCGAGAAGCAGGCGGCGAAGGCGCGGCAGACCGAGCGGATGATCGAGCGTCTGGAGACCGTCGAGGAGCCGCGCAAGGAGTGGGAGCTGCGGATGGAGATCGCCGCCGCGCCCCGGGCCGGCGCGGTGGTCGCGGTGCTGCGACAAGCAGTGGTACGCCGGGGCGGGTTCACCCTCGGTCCGGTGGATCTGCAGATCGACTGGGCGGACCGGGTGGCGATCACCGGGCCGAACGGGTCGGGCAAGTCGACGCTGCTCGGTGCGTTGCTGGGGCGGTTGCCGCTGGACTCGGGCGAGTCGTGGCTCGGCCCGGGGGTGGTGGTCGGCGAGATCGACCAGGCCCGCCAGGTGTTCCTGCGCGACGAGCCGGTGCTGGACGCGTTCCGGGCGGCGGCCGACCTGGCCCCCGCCGAGGCCCGTACGGTGCTGGCGAAGTTCGGGCTGCGGGCCGACCACGTGCTGCGGCCGGCGGCCACCCTCTCACCGGGTGAGCGAACCCGTACCGCGCTGGCGTTGCTGCAGGCGCGCGGGGTGAACCTGCTGGTCCTCGACGAACCGACGAACCATCTGGATCTGCCGGCGATCGAGCAGTTGGAGTCGGCGCTGGCGTCGTTCACCGGCACGTTGCTGCTGGTTACGCACGACCGCCGGATGTTGGAGTCGGTGCGGCTGACCCGCCGGATCACGCTGGGCGGCGACGGCCCCGCGTTCCGGTCGCTGCTGGACCTGTCCCTCGACTAG
- the nhaA gene encoding Na+/H+ antiporter NhaA, which yields MTDPTPTKASGSGDKSGSSKKSDSTRPPESRRPFQLSSWAEAKFIGDVLRTETVGGGLLLLGAVIALIWANSPWSAAYTDLGQFVPWPGGAPLHLDVDLAHWAADGLLAIFFFVVGLELKREFVAGELRSPRRAALPVIAAIGGMAMPALIYVLINLNTGDSALRGWAIPTATDIAFALAVLAVIGSHLPQGLRAFLLTLAVVDDLLAITIIAFFYTEQVNFLALAGSLLPLLAFALLLRFGKTWWWALIPLAAITWTLMHASGVHATIAGVLLGFMVPVLPRKGEQHGLAEHFEHRWRPVSAGFAVPVFAFFAAGVSLRDGGIGSVLTDPVAIGVIAGLVLGKTIGILGATGLMTRFTRADLGGLKWVDLLGVSLLAGIGFTVSLLIGELAFGAGSDRDAHVKAAVLIGSLTAALLAAIVLSRRNKVYRRISEQERQDRDGDGIPDIYQQPPPQPTPDADRL from the coding sequence ATGACCGACCCGACCCCCACCAAGGCTTCCGGATCCGGCGACAAGTCCGGATCGAGTAAAAAGTCGGACTCAACCAGGCCGCCGGAGTCCCGGCGTCCCTTCCAGCTCTCCTCCTGGGCGGAAGCCAAGTTCATCGGCGACGTGCTCCGCACCGAGACCGTCGGCGGCGGGCTGCTGCTGCTCGGCGCGGTCATCGCGCTGATCTGGGCCAACTCGCCGTGGAGTGCCGCCTACACCGACCTGGGCCAGTTCGTGCCCTGGCCCGGCGGGGCACCGCTGCACCTGGACGTCGACCTGGCGCACTGGGCGGCGGACGGCCTGTTGGCGATCTTCTTCTTCGTGGTCGGTCTGGAACTCAAACGCGAATTCGTCGCCGGTGAACTGCGCAGCCCCCGCCGGGCCGCGCTGCCGGTGATCGCCGCGATCGGCGGCATGGCCATGCCGGCGCTCATCTACGTACTGATCAACCTCAACACTGGCGACAGCGCGCTGCGCGGCTGGGCGATCCCCACCGCCACCGACATCGCGTTCGCCCTCGCCGTGCTCGCCGTCATCGGCTCCCACCTGCCGCAGGGGCTGCGCGCCTTCCTGCTCACCCTGGCCGTCGTCGACGACCTGCTGGCGATCACCATCATCGCGTTCTTCTACACCGAACAGGTCAACTTCCTGGCACTGGCCGGCTCCCTGCTGCCGCTGCTCGCCTTCGCGCTGCTGCTGCGGTTCGGCAAAACCTGGTGGTGGGCGCTGATCCCACTGGCCGCCATCACCTGGACGCTGATGCACGCCTCCGGCGTACACGCCACCATCGCCGGCGTACTGCTCGGCTTCATGGTGCCGGTGCTGCCCCGCAAGGGCGAGCAGCACGGCCTGGCCGAGCACTTCGAACACCGGTGGCGGCCGGTCTCCGCCGGCTTCGCCGTGCCGGTCTTCGCCTTCTTCGCCGCCGGGGTGTCGCTGCGCGACGGCGGCATCGGGTCGGTGCTGACCGATCCGGTGGCGATCGGCGTGATCGCCGGTCTGGTCCTCGGCAAGACGATCGGCATCCTGGGCGCCACCGGGCTGATGACCCGCTTCACCCGCGCCGACCTGGGCGGGCTGAAATGGGTCGACCTGCTCGGGGTGTCCCTGCTGGCCGGCATCGGGTTCACCGTCTCGCTGCTGATCGGCGAGCTGGCGTTCGGCGCCGGCAGCGACCGCGACGCCCACGTCAAGGCAGCCGTCCTGATCGGCTCGCTGACCGCGGCACTGCTCGCCGCCATCGTCCTCAGCCGGCGCAACAAGGTTTACCGGCGGATCTCCGAACAGGAACGGCAGGACCGCGACGGCGACGGGATCCCGGACATCTACCAGCAGCCACCACCGCAACCGACACCGGACGCCGACCGGCTCTGA